One Blastocatellia bacterium genomic window, GTTGATCCTGACAAAGACCGACGCCAAAGCCGAGCCGGCTTATAGCGGCATCAGCGCCTTCATCGCCGAGAAGGGCGGGCCGGGCCTGACCGTCAGCCGCGATATCGATAAGCTCGGCTACAAGAGCCTGGAAACCTGCGAGGTGCTGTTTGAAGAGTTCCGCGTCCCGGCAACGAACCTGATCGGCGGGCGCGAAGGCGAAGGCTTCCGCCAGGTGATGACCGGGCTTGAGGCCGAGCGTTTGAACGTCGCGGCGCGTGGCCTGGGCGTCGCCCGCGCCGCGTTTGAAGAAGCGATTCGCTACGCGCAACAGCGCCGCACCTTTGGCAAGCCGATCTCCGAGCATCAGGCGATTCAATTGAAGCTCGCAGACATGGCGACACACATCGAAGCGTCGCGGCTGTTGATCTATGCGGCGGCGGAGAAGAAAGATCGCGGCGAGCGCTGCGACCTGGAAGCCGGCATGGCTAAACTGTTCGCCACCGAGACGGCGCAAGAGTGCGCGCTCGAAGCGATGCGCATACTCGGCGGCAACGGCTACGCCAAAGACTTCCCCGTCGAGCGTTATTACCGCGACGCGCCGCTGTTGATCATCGGCGGCGGCACCAACGAATTGCAGCGTCTGGTGATCGCCAAGAACTTGCTCAAGAAGTATTCGATCAAAGGTTCATAACTGGAACGACCGCCGGTCAGCCCCGCTTGCTCGGCTGCTCCCGCCGGTAGAGAGACGGGCGCTCATAACCCTCCGTTGTAGTTTGCCTTTCACTGCCGCTATAATCCTGCCGATTCAACGCCCGGCGAGGAGCGCCCAATGGCAGCCGAAGATGTGCAGAAACAATTCGATGTGTTCATCTCTTACAGCCACAAGAATGCTGAATGGGTGCGCGATGTGCTCGTTGCCCGTCTGAAGCAGGAAGGTATCACGGTTTGTATTGATGAAGAATCGTTCGACATCGGCGTGCCGGCGCTGGTGAATATGGAAAACGCCATTGCTGCAAGCCGTCGCACGTTGCTTGTGCTAACTCCCGCCTGGGTCGCAAGCGACTGGACAAGGTTTGAGAGCTTGCTGATTCAGCACACTGATCCCGGCGGCGTGTTGCAATGTACGCTGCCTTTATTGCTTGAGCAGTGTGACGTGCCCCAGCGAATTGGCATATTGACGCGCGCGGATTTCACCGGCAAGGCAGATGTCGAAAGAGAATTTGCCAAATTGTTTGACGCCATTCGAGGCAAACGCCGGTTGTCAGGCCCAGAGACAAAGAACTCAGTAGAGGAAGAAAAGACAAAAGCGGGTTATGCACGGGTCAACTCGGCAGTGCCGCGCCCGCCTGCTGTCGGATTCGTCGAGCGTCACCACAAAGACGGCAGCGAAATCGTCGCGCGACTAGAGGACGAACTTGCGCCCGCAAAGAATCAACTGGTTGTCTTGTGGGGCGATGGCGGTGTTGGCAAGACAACGATTGCGGCGGAAGCAATGCGACGGATGAACCGTCTGTTTGCCGGTCGCATTGTCTGGACGAGCGCCGTCGGTCGTCAGGACTACTCGCTGTCAACGCTGCTTGATGAGGTCGCCACGCAGTTGGACCACGCGGAATTGCGCAAACTGGCGCTTGCGCCGAAGAAAGAAGAAGTGCCAGCGTTGATTGCTTCGCTGGATGGCGCGGCGATGATCGTCCTGGATAACTTTGAAACCATTGCGCCCGCCGAGCAAAAGCTTTGCGCCGAGTGGCTGATGCAGCACGCGCCCTGCCCTGCGCTCATCACGACGCGCGAGCGCATCAACGGCCCACGTAACCTTTCGATTGATGTAATGTCATCTGCGGAAGCGCACGAGTATCTGGATAAGCTGATTGCGCAGACGGCCAACCCGCAGACGTTTGCAGGCATAGACCACAGCCGCATCATTCAGGCAGCCGATGCCAATCCGCTTGTAATGCAGTGGGTGATCGGGCAGATCGAACTGGCGCAGCATCCGAACGATGTGTTTGATGAGTTGGCGCAAGGCGGCGGCGATGCGGCAGACCGCGTCTTTGACCGGTCGTTTAACCTGCCACAGTTGGGCGACGACGGGCGCGATGTGCTGCTGACGCTTTCGCTTTTCGTGCCGAGCGCATCACGCGCGGCGCTGGCAGAGGCCGCCGGATTCGGTGATGACCTGAAGCGAGTGAGAGAGGCGATAAGGCATCTGGCTAGACTCCGGCTGGTAGAAACGACGGAAGCGGGCGAGCGGTTGGTTCTTCGGGGGCTGACGCGCAGCCTGGCCAGGGCACGTCTGTCGAAAGACAGCCGGGCGGATGAATTCCGCCGACGATACATTACTTATTTTGTCGGCTATGCCAAATCGCATGCGAAAACATCGAAGGAAGATTTCGACGCCCTTGAAGCGGAA contains:
- a CDS encoding acyl-CoA dehydrogenase family protein; translation: MAYLLNDEEQLMLATVRRFLEREVAPVASELEHRNEYPTAIVERMKELNLFAANVPEAYGGLELSYTVFAMIFEEISRIWMGLAGILGTHTVLCDVLARFGTAEQKQQYLPVMARGDKRGAICLSEPHAGTDLQAIKTTAERRGDDYVINGSKMWITNARRAELLLILTKTDAKAEPAYSGISAFIAEKGGPGLTVSRDIDKLGYKSLETCEVLFEEFRVPATNLIGGREGEGFRQVMTGLEAERLNVAARGLGVARAAFEEAIRYAQQRRTFGKPISEHQAIQLKLADMATHIEASRLLIYAAAEKKDRGERCDLEAGMAKLFATETAQECALEAMRILGGNGYAKDFPVERYYRDAPLLIIGGGTNELQRLVIAKNLLKKYSIKGS
- a CDS encoding tetratricopeptide repeat protein, which translates into the protein MAAEDVQKQFDVFISYSHKNAEWVRDVLVARLKQEGITVCIDEESFDIGVPALVNMENAIAASRRTLLVLTPAWVASDWTRFESLLIQHTDPGGVLQCTLPLLLEQCDVPQRIGILTRADFTGKADVEREFAKLFDAIRGKRRLSGPETKNSVEEEKTKAGYARVNSAVPRPPAVGFVERHHKDGSEIVARLEDELAPAKNQLVVLWGDGGVGKTTIAAEAMRRMNRLFAGRIVWTSAVGRQDYSLSTLLDEVATQLDHAELRKLALAPKKEEVPALIASLDGAAMIVLDNFETIAPAEQKLCAEWLMQHAPCPALITTRERINGPRNLSIDVMSSAEAHEYLDKLIAQTANPQTFAGIDHSRIIQAADANPLVMQWVIGQIELAQHPNDVFDELAQGGGDAADRVFDRSFNLPQLGDDGRDVLLTLSLFVPSASRAALAEAAGFGDDLKRVREAIRHLARLRLVETTEAGERLVLRGLTRSLARARLSKDSRADEFRRRYITYFVGYAKSHAKTSKEDFDALEAERENALGALESAFELAEWEAVMQIRIALEEFLDTRGYWNEAIGYGQQALAAARRAKNDGRIGMFSHNIGRIYSNRGEYDQARRLYNESMEIKKRLGNQRGIAITLHQLGRLAEQQGEIEEARQLYNDSLEIAKRLGNQSGIAITLHQLAMLAQEQGEIEEARRLYNDSLEIKRRLGNQRGIALTTWGLANLALGAGYLDEARKSYKEALDIFDELGDQYNTAGVLHQLGRLAEIEGKYTEASRLFHEALDIFEKLKSPNAAITRRSLERIQGKA